A window of the Streptomyces finlayi genome harbors these coding sequences:
- a CDS encoding DUF397 domain-containing protein: MSDYQWRKSSYSGDASNCVCLAAAPDGTVRLRDSKAPATLVATTPQALRRFLDAMVAGSFEGAGPA, encoded by the coding sequence GTGTCTGACTACCAGTGGCGGAAGTCCTCGTACAGCGGCGACGCCTCGAACTGCGTCTGCCTGGCCGCAGCCCCCGACGGAACCGTCCGCCTCCGCGACAGCAAGGCCCCCGCGACCCTCGTCGCCACGACGCCCCAGGCCCTGCGTCGCTTCCTGGATGCCATGGTCGCGGGGTCCTTCGAAGGCGCCGGGCCTGCCTGA
- a CDS encoding bifunctional cytidylyltransferase/SDR family oxidoreductase has translation MSVPHHAKPRTAAVVLAGGTGQRVGLSIPKQLLKIAGKAVIEHTLTIFQNAEGIDDVIVLMAPGFVPDVEAIVAKAGLTKVVKVIEGGSTRNETTQRAIAALGEGLAEGEDRNVLFHDAVRPLLSQRVIKDCVDALDRYQAVDVAIPSADTIIVTRTHGGDGEFITDVPDRSRLRRGQTPQAFKLSTIRKAYRIAAGDPNFQATDDCSVVLRYLPDVPIYVVAGDEYNMKVTQPVDVFITDKLFQLASTAAPRQADEAAYRELLAGRTLVVFGGSYGIGADIARLAEQYGASVYALGRSTTGTHVENPEHVDDALSKAYAETGRIDYVINTAGVLRIGKLAETDTATIQEALNVNYLAPVQIARASYKYLAETKGQLLLYTSSSYTRGRAEYSLYSSTKAAMVNLTQALADEWAGDGIRVNCVNPERTATPMRTKAFGQEPEGSLLSSEAVARTSLDVLLSAMTGHVIDVRQQDPTSDVSESSGFEQALASVLDRQEDV, from the coding sequence GTGTCTGTGCCGCACCACGCCAAGCCCCGGACCGCTGCTGTCGTACTCGCCGGTGGTACCGGTCAGCGCGTCGGACTGTCGATCCCCAAGCAGCTGCTGAAGATCGCCGGCAAGGCAGTCATCGAGCACACGCTGACCATCTTCCAGAACGCCGAGGGCATCGACGATGTCATCGTGCTGATGGCGCCCGGCTTCGTGCCCGACGTCGAGGCGATCGTCGCCAAGGCCGGACTGACCAAGGTCGTCAAGGTCATCGAGGGTGGCAGCACCCGGAACGAGACCACCCAGCGTGCCATCGCGGCCCTCGGCGAGGGCCTGGCCGAGGGCGAGGACCGCAACGTCCTCTTCCACGACGCGGTCCGCCCCCTCCTGTCGCAGCGCGTCATCAAGGACTGTGTCGACGCCCTCGACCGCTACCAGGCCGTCGATGTCGCCATCCCGTCCGCGGACACGATCATCGTGACCCGCACGCACGGCGGTGACGGCGAGTTCATCACCGACGTCCCGGACAGGTCCCGGCTGCGCCGCGGCCAGACCCCGCAGGCGTTCAAGCTGTCGACGATCCGCAAGGCGTACAGGATCGCGGCGGGAGACCCCAACTTCCAGGCCACCGACGACTGTTCGGTGGTCCTGCGGTACCTCCCCGACGTGCCGATCTACGTGGTCGCGGGCGACGAGTACAACATGAAGGTGACCCAGCCGGTCGACGTCTTCATCACCGACAAGCTCTTCCAGCTGGCCTCCACCGCCGCTCCCCGCCAGGCCGACGAGGCCGCCTACCGTGAGCTGCTCGCCGGCAGGACGCTGGTCGTCTTCGGCGGCTCGTACGGCATCGGCGCCGACATCGCGAGGCTGGCCGAGCAGTACGGCGCGAGCGTCTACGCGCTGGGCCGCTCCACCACCGGTACGCACGTCGAGAACCCGGAGCACGTCGACGACGCGCTGTCCAAGGCGTACGCGGAGACCGGGCGCATCGACTACGTCATCAACACGGCGGGCGTGCTGCGCATCGGCAAGCTGGCGGAGACCGACACCGCCACGATCCAGGAAGCGCTGAACGTCAACTACCTGGCGCCGGTCCAGATCGCCCGTGCCTCGTACAAGTACCTGGCGGAGACCAAGGGCCAGCTGCTGCTCTACACCTCCAGCAGCTACACGCGCGGCCGCGCCGAGTACAGCCTCTACTCCTCCACCAAGGCGGCCATGGTGAACCTCACCCAGGCGCTCGCCGACGAGTGGGCGGGCGACGGCATCCGGGTGAACTGCGTCAATCCGGAGCGCACGGCGACCCCGATGCGCACCAAGGCGTTCGGCCAGGAGCCGGAGGGCTCGCTGCTCTCCTCGGAGGCCGTGGCCCGTACCTCGCTGGACGTGCTGCTCTCCGCGATGACGGGTCACGTCATCGACGTCCGGCAACAGGACCCGACCAGCGACGTCTCGGAATCCTCCGGGTTCGAGCAGGCCCTGGCCTCCGTGCTCGACCGTCAGGAAGATGTGTAA
- a CDS encoding acyltransferase, protein MNYRVQPTAQVDESAEIGDGSSVWELAQIREGARLGEGCVVSRGAYVGTGVQIGDNVKIQNYALVYEPAELGDGVFIGPAVVLTNDHNPRSVDPEGKQKRGGDWEAVGVKVAEGASLGARSVCVAPVRIGRWAMVAAGAVVTKDVPDFGLVVGVPARRIGWVGRTGVKLVEHAAEPGAWECPQTGALHDERDGVLTERVGQALST, encoded by the coding sequence GTGAACTACAGAGTCCAGCCCACCGCCCAGGTCGACGAAAGTGCCGAGATCGGCGACGGCAGCAGTGTCTGGGAGCTCGCGCAGATCCGTGAAGGTGCACGGCTCGGCGAGGGCTGTGTGGTCAGCCGCGGTGCCTACGTAGGCACCGGTGTGCAGATCGGCGACAACGTCAAGATCCAGAACTACGCCCTCGTGTACGAGCCGGCCGAGCTCGGCGACGGGGTCTTCATCGGCCCGGCCGTGGTGCTCACCAATGACCACAACCCGCGCTCCGTGGACCCCGAGGGCAAGCAGAAGCGCGGCGGGGACTGGGAGGCCGTCGGCGTGAAGGTCGCGGAGGGTGCTTCCCTCGGCGCGCGTTCCGTCTGTGTCGCACCGGTACGGATTGGGCGCTGGGCCATGGTCGCTGCGGGCGCCGTGGTCACCAAGGACGTACCGGACTTCGGTCTGGTCGTGGGTGTCCCGGCCCGTCGGATCGGCTGGGTGGGCCGGACCGGGGTGAAGCTCGTCGAGCACGCGGCCGAGCCGGGTGCCTGGGAGTGCCCGCAGACGGGCGCGCTGCACGACGAGAGGGACGGCGTTCTCACCGAGCGAGTCGGCCAGGCACTGTCAACTTGA
- the rplU gene encoding 50S ribosomal protein L21 yields the protein MYAIVRSGGRQHKVAVGDIVEVDKIPTAKVGDTVELSTLLVVDGDAVTSDPWVLAGIKVQAEIVDHHKGEKIDILRYKNKTGYRRRQGHRQQYTAIKVTGIPAAAK from the coding sequence GTGTACGCCATCGTGCGCAGCGGTGGTCGCCAGCACAAGGTTGCTGTCGGCGACATCGTTGAGGTTGACAAGATTCCCACCGCCAAGGTCGGCGACACCGTAGAGCTCTCTACGCTGCTCGTGGTCGACGGCGACGCCGTCACCAGCGACCCCTGGGTGCTTGCCGGGATCAAGGTTCAGGCCGAGATCGTGGACCACCACAAGGGCGAGAAGATCGACATTCTTCGCTACAAGAACAAGACCGGCTACCGCCGTCGCCAGGGTCACCGCCAGCAGTACACGGCGATCAAGGTCACCGGTATCCCCGCGGCTGCGAAGTAA
- a CDS encoding CDP-glycerol glycerophosphotransferase family protein, whose protein sequence is MKYFPETPVEERTAFHAAAKDFLARAAPKLVRQFSPMARVKWHLAASGRGDELMDVLHYERENPGVFAVRGLRRARIELPGVESSSLPPTVRNFTRSELPVHGKLTDLAWQDGRLVVRGYAYIPNVPSATGKRSLRVAVLRRQGSRSTIPLRMRTVLEPRATAEAKGALHCYDWSGFELAIDPSRLRTRGQWQAGTWRLGIGIPRPGGMSVGSILKSNSGAAGHSQVHVLDDGVRLVAGYDRNRLKLTVDVVPAEVESQETDDNGLTVTIRSRGTAAASGKIPTALRIDHEGTEFSIDLPLEAGSIGADGWHRHTARLPFGDLPVAGVVPGKARKYRARIVFADGTMRRATIGQSLRTGVRQLPGTLEFAVLTDGAGNFTPQLRTAQPVVDTTEWSENGELTLSGTYAGPAEKMKFVLRHSGRNEDKPLPAEFENGRFTARLTPDAMPTYDGTLPLRAGRWLPFLRARDEWNHRHDIPVTIRPDLVSLLPSAHDGARRTYTLERLDHDRIFLESGPALEPELRGAYRQRLMRDVYTPEQRKLPLREAVLYNSFGGKQFSDSPRAVYEELVRRGTEVEHIAMVHDEQVVLPPGVRGVLWGSKEWYEALARSRYIVTNGGIREWFVRREGQVVVQTWHGTPLKRIGADLLGTPQANLAYISSLPQRSRQYSLFITPNSFTTPIMTNSFRLQCEVLEAGYPRNDVFHAPDRVKRAAAVREKLGVPAGKKVVLYAPTWRDDQRYGGRRFKLDNQIDVTAAQEQLGDDHVLLYRKHHKVLDSIPGAGQGFVWDVTYYPDIADLYLIADVLITDYSSVLFDFAHSGRPMLFFTYDLEHYRDTLRGFYFDFTSRAPGPLIKTSGELVDAIRGIDAVTEEYKEKYAQFRVDFCEPSDGLASARVVDRMLTVNND, encoded by the coding sequence ATGAAGTACTTTCCCGAGACACCGGTCGAGGAGCGCACCGCCTTCCACGCAGCCGCGAAGGACTTCCTGGCGCGGGCCGCGCCCAAGCTGGTCAGGCAGTTCTCGCCGATGGCCCGGGTCAAGTGGCACCTGGCGGCCAGCGGACGCGGCGACGAGCTGATGGACGTCCTCCACTACGAGCGCGAGAACCCCGGCGTCTTCGCCGTCAGGGGCCTGCGGCGGGCCCGCATCGAGCTGCCCGGAGTCGAAAGCTCCTCGCTGCCCCCCACGGTGCGCAACTTCACCCGCAGCGAGCTTCCCGTACACGGCAAGCTGACCGACCTGGCCTGGCAGGACGGACGCCTGGTCGTCCGCGGCTACGCCTACATCCCGAACGTCCCCTCGGCGACCGGCAAGCGCTCGCTGCGCGTCGCCGTGCTGCGCCGGCAGGGCAGCCGGAGCACCATCCCGCTGCGGATGCGCACCGTCCTGGAGCCCAGGGCGACGGCGGAGGCCAAGGGGGCTCTGCACTGCTACGACTGGTCGGGCTTCGAGCTCGCCATCGACCCGTCGCGGCTGCGGACCCGCGGTCAGTGGCAGGCGGGCACCTGGCGGCTCGGGATCGGCATCCCGCGCCCCGGAGGCATGTCCGTCGGCAGCATCCTGAAGAGCAACAGCGGAGCCGCGGGCCACAGCCAGGTGCACGTGCTGGACGACGGCGTACGCCTCGTCGCCGGTTACGACCGCAACCGGCTGAAGCTCACCGTGGACGTCGTGCCCGCCGAGGTCGAGTCGCAGGAGACGGACGACAACGGCCTCACCGTGACGATCCGCTCGCGCGGTACGGCCGCAGCCTCGGGGAAGATCCCGACCGCGCTGCGCATCGACCACGAGGGCACCGAGTTCTCCATCGACCTCCCGCTGGAGGCCGGTTCCATCGGCGCCGACGGCTGGCACCGCCACACCGCGCGCCTGCCCTTCGGCGATCTGCCCGTCGCGGGCGTCGTCCCCGGCAAGGCCCGGAAATACCGCGCGCGGATCGTCTTCGCGGACGGCACGATGCGCCGCGCCACGATCGGCCAGTCCCTGCGCACCGGTGTGCGGCAGCTGCCGGGCACCCTCGAATTCGCCGTGCTCACCGACGGCGCGGGCAACTTCACCCCGCAGCTCCGCACGGCCCAGCCCGTCGTCGACACGACCGAATGGTCCGAGAACGGCGAGCTGACGCTGTCCGGTACGTACGCGGGCCCGGCCGAGAAGATGAAGTTCGTCCTGCGGCACAGCGGCCGCAACGAGGACAAGCCGTTGCCCGCCGAGTTCGAGAACGGGCGCTTCACGGCCCGCCTCACACCCGACGCCATGCCCACGTACGACGGGACGCTCCCGCTCCGGGCCGGCCGCTGGCTCCCCTTCCTGCGCGCCCGGGACGAGTGGAACCACCGGCACGACATCCCCGTGACGATCCGCCCCGACCTGGTCTCCCTACTGCCCTCGGCCCACGATGGCGCCCGCCGGACGTACACGCTGGAGCGGCTGGACCACGACCGGATCTTCCTGGAGTCGGGCCCCGCCCTGGAACCCGAGCTGCGCGGCGCGTACCGCCAGCGGCTCATGCGTGACGTGTACACCCCCGAGCAGCGCAAGCTGCCGCTGCGCGAGGCCGTGCTCTACAACAGCTTCGGCGGCAAGCAGTTCTCCGACTCGCCCCGCGCCGTCTACGAGGAGCTCGTACGCCGAGGCACCGAGGTCGAGCACATCGCGATGGTCCACGACGAGCAGGTCGTGCTGCCGCCGGGCGTCCGCGGAGTGCTGTGGGGCAGCAAGGAGTGGTACGAGGCCCTGGCCCGCAGCCGCTACATCGTCACCAACGGCGGCATCCGCGAGTGGTTCGTCCGCCGTGAGGGCCAGGTCGTCGTCCAGACCTGGCACGGCACGCCCCTCAAGCGCATCGGCGCCGACCTGCTCGGCACCCCGCAGGCCAACCTCGCCTACATCTCCAGCCTGCCGCAGCGTTCGCGCCAGTACAGCCTGTTCATCACGCCGAACTCCTTCACGACGCCGATCATGACCAACTCCTTCCGCCTCCAGTGCGAGGTCCTGGAGGCCGGTTATCCGCGCAACGACGTCTTCCACGCCCCGGACCGGGTCAAGCGCGCGGCGGCCGTACGGGAGAAGCTCGGCGTCCCCGCGGGCAAGAAGGTCGTCCTGTACGCGCCGACCTGGCGCGACGACCAGCGGTACGGCGGCCGGCGCTTCAAGCTCGACAACCAGATCGACGTCACCGCCGCCCAGGAACAGCTGGGCGACGACCACGTGCTGCTCTACCGCAAGCACCACAAGGTCCTCGACAGCATCCCCGGCGCGGGCCAGGGCTTCGTCTGGGACGTCACGTACTACCCGGACATCGCCGACCTCTACCTGATCGCGGACGTGCTGATCACGGACTACTCCTCCGTGCTCTTCGACTTCGCCCACTCGGGCCGGCCGATGCTGTTCTTCACGTACGACCTGGAGCACTACCGGGACACCCTGCGCGGCTTCTACTTCGACTTCACGTCGCGCGCCCCGGGACCGCTGATCAAGACGTCCGGTGAACTCGTCGACGCCATCCGCGGCATCGACGCGGTGACGGAGGAGTACAAGGAGAAGTACGCCCAGTTCAGGGTGGACTTCTGCGAGCCCTCCGACGGTCTGGCCTCGGCGCGGGTCGTCGACCGGATGCTGACCGTCAACAACGACTGA
- a CDS encoding helix-turn-helix domain-containing protein gives MPPSAAPTLRQQRLGVELRKLREYAGLTSTAAASLLGVNQARVSSIEAGRYAVSAERVRAFARSYDCADESLVEALCAMTGGRTRGWWDEYREHLPAALVDLAELEHHAVGLRVSLVIHIPALLQTVDHARALFQDVAPPLLPYEVEHRLSHRIKRQGILHGDRPVRYTALIHEAALRMGVGGADIARSQLRNVLDMGEREHITVRVVCFGSGFVGTGQSVDYLAGPVPQLDTVQLDTHHGCEFLDARSQLDKYRSVLDRTEAAALTPAESRDFIHRLAREL, from the coding sequence GTGCCCCCAAGTGCTGCCCCAACCCTCAGGCAACAGCGGCTTGGCGTTGAGCTGCGAAAGCTGCGTGAGTACGCAGGTCTGACGTCGACTGCCGCCGCTTCGCTCCTGGGCGTGAACCAAGCCCGTGTCAGCAGCATCGAAGCGGGGCGCTATGCGGTGAGTGCCGAACGTGTGCGTGCCTTCGCGCGCAGCTACGACTGCGCCGACGAGTCGCTGGTGGAGGCGCTCTGCGCGATGACCGGCGGACGTACGCGGGGGTGGTGGGACGAGTATCGCGAGCACCTTCCGGCCGCTCTGGTCGACCTCGCCGAACTTGAGCACCACGCGGTGGGCCTGCGGGTGAGCCTCGTCATCCACATTCCGGCGCTGCTTCAGACCGTCGACCATGCGCGAGCGCTCTTCCAGGATGTGGCTCCGCCCCTGCTGCCCTACGAGGTGGAGCACCGTCTTTCGCACCGCATCAAGCGGCAGGGGATCCTGCACGGAGACCGGCCGGTCCGCTACACCGCGCTGATCCACGAGGCTGCGCTACGCATGGGTGTCGGGGGCGCTGATATCGCGCGGTCCCAATTGCGGAACGTCCTCGATATGGGCGAGCGCGAACACATCACCGTTCGGGTGGTCTGTTTCGGGAGTGGCTTCGTCGGCACCGGCCAGTCCGTCGACTATCTGGCCGGGCCGGTTCCCCAGCTCGACACCGTGCAACTGGATACCCATCACGGCTGTGAATTCCTCGACGCGAGGTCTCAGCTCGACAAGTACCGCTCGGTCCTCGACCGGACGGAAGCCGCAGCCCTTACGCCGGCTGAGTCGCGAGACTTCATCCACCGGCTTGCCCGGGAACTCTGA
- a CDS encoding ATP-binding protein: MDTVSPQTPWSYVLQLPHDPRAPRVARTILRAVLELHGPTELRDTAELLACELVTNAYRHSGGQSTLRLRHTEDGGLRVSVWDTNPLIPAPFDRPPGALTLLSALSPAADTAEGGRGLLLVQECADNWGGYPLGDDLFGRSGKLLWFELTPKRELVSAA; this comes from the coding sequence GTGGACACCGTATCGCCGCAGACACCCTGGTCGTACGTACTCCAACTCCCACACGACCCCCGCGCACCAAGGGTGGCGCGCACGATACTGCGGGCCGTACTCGAGCTCCACGGACCGACAGAACTGCGCGACACCGCCGAGCTGTTGGCATGCGAGCTGGTCACCAACGCCTACCGACACTCGGGCGGCCAGTCGACACTTCGGCTGCGCCACACGGAGGACGGCGGCCTACGGGTCAGCGTGTGGGACACCAACCCCCTGATCCCGGCCCCGTTCGACAGACCACCCGGGGCGCTGACGCTCCTGTCGGCCCTCTCCCCCGCCGCCGACACCGCCGAGGGCGGGCGCGGACTACTTCTCGTACAAGAGTGCGCCGACAACTGGGGCGGATACCCACTCGGCGACGACCTCTTCGGCCGGAGCGGCAAGCTCCTCTGGTTCGAGCTCACACCCAAGCGGGAACTGGTCAGCGCGGCCTAA
- a CDS encoding PIN domain-containing protein — protein sequence MIVIVADTSALLASVDESHPDMEASRGVLERAGLIVLSPLVLAEADQLLRRIGGATVRDGFLDGLVEEERRARVQFPQVTGGMLGTARGVMRRYAALDLDLADAVNVVLASEFRTNAVLTFDRRDFRSVRPLTAHKAFRVLPDDL from the coding sequence GTGATCGTCATCGTGGCGGACACGTCGGCGTTGCTGGCCTCCGTGGACGAGAGTCACCCCGACATGGAAGCGAGCAGGGGGGTCCTTGAGCGAGCCGGCCTCATCGTCCTCTCGCCGCTGGTCCTGGCTGAAGCGGACCAACTTCTGCGCCGGATCGGCGGCGCGACTGTGCGGGACGGTTTTCTGGACGGCCTGGTCGAGGAGGAGCGGCGTGCCAGGGTTCAGTTTCCGCAGGTCACCGGGGGCATGCTCGGCACAGCCCGGGGTGTCATGCGTCGATATGCCGCGCTCGACCTCGACCTGGCGGACGCTGTCAACGTCGTACTTGCTTCGGAATTTCGTACGAACGCGGTGCTGACCTTTGACCGACGGGACTTTCGGAGTGTCCGGCCGCTCACCGCGCACAAGGCTTTCAGGGTCCTGCCGGATGATCTGTAG
- the rpmA gene encoding 50S ribosomal protein L27 — translation MAHKKGASSTRNGRDSNAQRLGVKRFGGQAVNAGEILVRQRGTHFHPGTGVGRGGDDTLFALTAGAVEFGTHRGRKVVNIVPLAV, via the coding sequence ATGGCACATAAGAAGGGCGCATCGTCCACTCGGAACGGGCGCGATTCCAATGCTCAGCGGCTCGGCGTGAAGCGCTTCGGCGGTCAGGCCGTCAACGCCGGTGAGATCCTGGTCCGCCAGCGCGGTACCCACTTCCACCCGGGCACGGGCGTCGGCCGTGGCGGCGACGACACGCTGTTCGCGCTGACCGCGGGTGCGGTGGAGTTCGGTACGCACCGTGGCCGCAAGGTCGTGAACATCGTTCCGCTCGCCGTCTGA
- a CDS encoding ribbon-helix-helix domain-containing protein: MGLKRTTVYADAEDLAIIKEAAGREGIAEAEIIREAIHLAALSKRTWDAPLAFPTFRSGDPKGAERAGAEFDRIWDEKARAYEETKGRPRT; encoded by the coding sequence ATGGGACTCAAGCGAACGACGGTCTACGCCGACGCGGAAGACCTCGCCATAATCAAGGAAGCGGCAGGGCGCGAAGGCATCGCGGAGGCGGAGATCATCCGCGAAGCCATTCACTTGGCCGCGCTGTCCAAGCGGACATGGGATGCGCCGCTGGCCTTTCCCACGTTCCGGAGCGGCGATCCGAAGGGCGCTGAGCGCGCTGGGGCGGAGTTCGACCGGATCTGGGACGAGAAGGCGCGGGCCTATGAGGAGACGAAGGGGCGGCCCCGTACGTGA
- a CDS encoding glycosyltransferase family 2 protein, which yields MDANETDTRGSGAAEPGAVEPDVSIVIGAYEAMPYLIRCLESVEGQTLPAGRMEIVAVDDGSTDGTGEYLDAFAARTAIPTRVIHQANSGGPSGPRNTGLSLARGRYVFFLDADDYFGPEALERMVAMGDRAGTDVILGKVVGVNRGAAKSMWKETVERVDLYHSNVKFTLSAQKLFRRELLQRLGMSFDEKLRTGEDALFTMEAYLRGNGVSVVADHTCYYLVGRDDGKHVTKSGSYVLRFDSARALMRLIATHVPPGPRRDSLMVRPFVITLLPQFGPNLLKQSKAVREKKMALAAPLLAAYWTPGLARGLKANERLRLTCVAMGRLDLLLDVLRFMKAKSEPALVHEDRPSRLYLAYPHFRDGSGLPDSAYEVTVTEWIGGRRIEAPEPKPYLSFARRVVRKIRRTALRTLRAPRSQRGRAGARTRA from the coding sequence ATGGACGCCAACGAGACCGATACCCGCGGCTCCGGTGCCGCCGAACCCGGTGCCGTCGAACCCGACGTCAGCATCGTCATCGGGGCCTACGAGGCCATGCCGTACCTGATCCGCTGCCTGGAGTCCGTCGAGGGGCAGACGCTGCCCGCCGGGCGTATGGAGATCGTCGCGGTCGACGACGGCTCCACGGACGGCACGGGGGAGTATCTGGACGCCTTCGCCGCCCGTACCGCGATCCCGACGCGGGTCATCCACCAGGCCAACTCCGGCGGGCCCAGCGGGCCGCGCAACACCGGTCTCTCTCTGGCCCGCGGGCGGTACGTCTTCTTCCTCGACGCCGACGACTACTTCGGTCCCGAAGCGCTGGAGCGGATGGTCGCGATGGGTGACCGCGCCGGTACGGACGTGATCCTCGGCAAGGTCGTCGGCGTCAACAGGGGGGCGGCCAAGTCGATGTGGAAGGAGACGGTCGAACGCGTCGACCTGTACCACTCCAACGTCAAGTTCACCCTGAGCGCCCAGAAGCTCTTCCGGCGCGAGCTGCTCCAGCGGCTCGGGATGTCCTTCGACGAGAAGCTCAGGACCGGCGAGGACGCGCTCTTCACCATGGAGGCGTATCTGCGGGGCAACGGCGTCTCCGTCGTGGCGGACCACACCTGCTACTACCTCGTGGGCCGGGACGACGGCAAGCACGTGACCAAGAGCGGCAGCTACGTACTGCGGTTCGATTCGGCGCGGGCACTGATGCGGCTGATCGCCACCCACGTGCCTCCGGGGCCGCGTCGGGACTCCCTCATGGTCCGCCCGTTCGTCATCACGTTGCTGCCACAGTTCGGACCCAATCTGCTGAAGCAGTCGAAGGCCGTCCGCGAGAAGAAGATGGCGCTGGCGGCGCCCCTCCTCGCGGCGTACTGGACGCCGGGACTGGCACGCGGACTGAAGGCGAACGAACGGCTCAGGCTCACCTGTGTCGCGATGGGCCGGCTCGATCTGCTCCTCGACGTCCTGCGGTTCATGAAGGCCAAGAGCGAGCCCGCGCTGGTCCACGAAGACCGTCCCTCCCGGCTGTACCTCGCGTATCCGCACTTCAGGGACGGCTCGGGTCTGCCCGACTCGGCGTACGAGGTGACCGTCACCGAGTGGATCGGCGGACGGCGGATCGAGGCGCCGGAACCAAAGCCATACCTCTCCTTCGCCCGCCGCGTGGTGCGCAAGATCCGCCGGACAGCCCTCCGGACGCTCCGGGCGCCACGGTCGCAGAGGGGGCGCGCGGGTGCGCGCACCAGGGCGTGA
- the obgE gene encoding GTPase ObgE: protein MTTFVDRVELHAAAGNGGHGVASVHREKFKPLGGPDGGNGGRGGDVILVVDQSVTTLLDYHHHPHRKATNGQPGAGDNRSGKDGQDLVLPVPDGTVVLDKEGNVLADLIGQGTTFVAGQGGRGGLGNAALASARRKAPGFALLGEAGVSRDIVLELKTVADVALVGYPSAGKSSLISVLSAAKPKIADYPFTTLVPNLGVVTAGATVYTIADVPGLIPGASQGKGLGLEFLRHVERCSVLVHVLDTATLESDRDPLSDLDMIEEELRLYGGLEDRPRIVALNKVDIPDGQDLADMIRPDLEARGYRVFEVSAIAHKGLNELSYALGGIISEARAAKPAQESTRVVIRPKAVDDSGFTVKLDDEGIYRVRGEKPERWIQQTDFNNDEAVGYLADRLSRLGVEDALRKAGAHAGDAVAIGSAENSVVFDWEPSMMAGAEMLGRRGEDHRLEAPRPAAQRRRDREGERDDPQREYDEFDPF from the coding sequence ATGACCACCTTCGTGGACCGCGTCGAGCTGCATGCCGCCGCAGGTAACGGAGGCCACGGCGTCGCCTCCGTCCACCGTGAGAAGTTCAAGCCGCTCGGAGGCCCCGACGGGGGCAACGGCGGCCGTGGCGGCGACGTGATCCTCGTCGTCGATCAGTCCGTCACCACCCTGCTGGACTATCACCACCACCCTCACCGCAAGGCCACCAACGGCCAGCCCGGCGCGGGTGACAACCGTTCGGGCAAGGACGGCCAGGACCTCGTGCTGCCCGTCCCGGACGGCACCGTCGTCCTCGACAAGGAGGGCAACGTCCTCGCCGACCTGATCGGCCAGGGAACCACCTTCGTCGCCGGCCAGGGCGGCCGTGGCGGCCTCGGCAACGCCGCGCTGGCCTCCGCCCGCCGCAAGGCCCCGGGCTTCGCACTGCTGGGCGAGGCGGGTGTGAGCCGGGACATCGTCCTGGAGCTCAAGACCGTCGCGGACGTCGCACTCGTGGGTTACCCGAGCGCCGGCAAGTCCTCGCTGATCTCGGTGCTCTCGGCCGCCAAGCCGAAGATCGCGGACTACCCGTTCACGACCCTCGTCCCGAACCTGGGTGTCGTCACCGCCGGAGCGACCGTCTACACCATCGCGGACGTCCCCGGCCTCATCCCCGGCGCCAGCCAGGGCAAGGGTCTCGGTCTCGAGTTCCTGCGTCACGTCGAGCGCTGCTCGGTGCTGGTGCACGTCCTGGACACCGCGACGCTGGAGTCGGACCGTGACCCGCTCTCCGACCTCGACATGATCGAGGAGGAGCTGCGGCTGTACGGCGGTCTTGAGGACCGGCCGCGCATCGTCGCCCTGAACAAGGTCGACATCCCGGACGGCCAGGACCTCGCCGACATGATCCGTCCCGACCTGGAGGCCCGCGGATACCGCGTCTTCGAGGTCTCGGCGATCGCGCACAAGGGCCTGAACGAGCTGTCGTACGCCCTCGGCGGGATCATCTCCGAGGCGCGCGCCGCCAAGCCGGCCCAGGAGTCGACCCGCGTGGTCATCCGTCCGAAGGCCGTCGACGATTCAGGCTTCACCGTCAAGCTCGACGACGAGGGCATCTACCGGGTGCGCGGCGAGAAGCCCGAGCGCTGGATTCAGCAGACCGACTTCAACAACGACGAGGCCGTTGGCTACCTCGCCGACCGGCTCAGCCGCCTCGGCGTCGAGGACGCGCTGCGGAAGGCGGGTGCCCACGCCGGTGACGCCGTGGCCATCGGCTCCGCGGAGAACTCGGTTGTCTTCGACTGGGAGCCGTCCATGATGGCCGGCGCCGAGATGCTGGGCCGTCGTGGCGAGGACCACCGTCTCGAGGCGCCGCGGCCTGCCGCGCAGCGCCGCCGGGACCGTGAGGGTGAGCGTGACGACCCGCAGCGCGAGTACGACGAGTTCGATCCCTTCTAA